The Anastrepha ludens isolate Willacy chromosome 2, idAnaLude1.1, whole genome shotgun sequence DNA window CgccggcaatggcaagcctccgagtgtatttctgccataaaaaagctccacataaaaaatatctgccgttcgaagtcggcttaaactaaagtgaaccaataaagaaattattcacaaatttttaagaaatcattTGCGTtcgatatatttcatttttaactatTCAATATGCATAATTGTTGTTTCAATATTAACGGTAACTCCGTTTAATACCCGTTGTTTTTTCATAACTGAACTGCAAAGGTTAGTTTCGTTCCTAATATTTTGTCATTGTCGTTGCAACTTTTTATGAGGGAAGATATGAATAAGCAAGCACCGACTGATTTAAAAGAACTTATGGCGAAATATCATTCCGATGGGAAAAGTGTGCGTCAAATCgcggaaatttcgaaaaaaaaaacccaagccGACAGTATGTAATATATtgaaaaccattattttcttagaaaaagtAGTACTGGAAGACTGTGCAAGAGTAGGATTCAACGTTTAATAAACGAGAGCCCGAAAAAATCTCCACAGTAACCTATACAGAGCGTACACTCCTAGAAAAAAGCGCCTTCTCTCAAGGAATGATGTGAGAAAAAGGTTGAACTATGTTAAAGAAAACGTTAGTAAGCCGAATGATTTTTGGAGCAATATTATTTTCACCGAGGAATCGAAATTCAACTTATCAAACTTGGATCGGATGGCCGCAGTTTTGTCTGGCGAAGGGTAGGTACAGCGCTCAATCCGTCTAATGCGGTTGGTAATGTGAAACCTGgattcgttttgttttattgatgGCAATAAATTACTAAAATGGAAATATTGAAGGAGCATATTCCCAAAACTGTCGAAAAATTACAGCTACTAGCAACTTTCACCTTCATGCACTACAATAACCCGAAGCATACTGCGCTGATTGTGAGAGAATGGTTGCTttacaatgtaaaaaaaattgtactatcCTTCTGAGAGCCCAGATCTCAATCCCATTGAGCAAACGCCAAATTAGTGGTAAAAAGTCCCTAAAATCAGCCATTGAAGAGGTATGCGAAAATATTCCAAGAGATGGCTCTTAGTAGAGGCCATGCAACGACGTCTATAAGCAGTAATTAGTGCAAAGAGATActgcacaaaatattaattcactacaacaacatcaactcgtcaattttcctttatttccatattttcatTACTGTCCACTTTATGCTTGAGTTGTAAAATTAGGTTATTGCTTTGTTTACTGAACAACTTtcgaataatttaaatattataatattttcgtgtttttataataaaagattgaatttaaaactttatattgGTTTCTgccttttgaaaattgaatgaacCGTTCtcaagttataaaaaattgagGTCAGAACAAACAAGTGTCCAAgtttatttttgcttaacagtatattatattatataacaaataactgttatatgaaaaaaaaacttatattacTTCAGTGGAATAgtaattatttgaatttgaagtTTTGACAAATGTCGTTGACCAATCCGAACTGTTGTCATCACATGTACTCGATTACAGCAGTCATGGATACAGATATTGATTATAGAGAAccaataatttgaaatttcataaatgagtttttttataatctCTATAATGTTGTATTTTGTAGCTATAAAATAAAGCAGTTGCATGCATGCGTGGTACCAACTCAAAGCGAATTGAGTCCATGCATCACTCTTGGTCCCAACACACATTGAACCGGTAGTAGCAGAAGAACAGctgatttgatatttttcaatttacttgatccctaaattgtaaaattttggtTTGGGGTCTAATCgtgattttatatttaatattatttaacatttaattgtatttttttatttattgcacaattaatttttttcttttttagatttaactacatatgtacatacgtttataataatacattttttacaattcattcTATACGCTAATTTTCGTATAATTTACAAATAACTACAACCATAAATCCTCGCGGAACTTACCGTTCCgcttaaaagtttttattgtttctaaagCTTCCTCGAGTGTTATTTGCTGAATTCGTGCCAAACATTCCACAATTGCTTTTTCAATTGATTTCGAAACCGAACCACCATCAGCACAAACATACAATACAGTATTCTCTTGCACTAGAAATTCAATCAATTCCGTAGCATTCGCTAATATTTGTTCCTGAACATAGTGATATTTTGCACTGGGCACGCGAGACAGACACTCAAAGTACCTTTGCAGTACACCAGTACTATAAAACGCTAAAACATTCTCCCTATGCAGTATACTCATTTCTGTGGCAGCACCTGCAAAGAGCCAAGTATCGCCTAATGATGTATATGCCCCATCAGTAAGCAATTGTTCCTTCTTTTCTAAAAAACCTAGAAAAGGTGCTAAAGCAGTACCAACACCAATTAGAATATGATTGTTTTCGCTGGCTTCTTGTGAAGTGAACCGAAACTCGCTGGGATGCCGCGCGTATGCAACAACTTTGGGTAACTCCATGGGTGTCTTAGCCTTGAAAAAGGGCATTCCCAAACTTTTTAACATATTCGTAGTAACACCGGGGTTTTCCGCGagtattgaaaatataatttttatttcttgggATATTACGCTGTTAGCTATTGAATAGGGGCGTGGCAACAAGCGGGGCAAGTGCTCAATAAGTACTTCTAATGTGGGCTTACACGAAGGACACAATTCCATCAGTTGAAGTAAAGTCAGACCACGTTGTAAAATAAGTTCATTATAAGAAGGGCTCCCTTCTTTGGATGATAGACAGCTCAGAAATTCACGTTCATCCGTATTTTCACAGCAGTTAGCCAAGCTATTAAGGAACTGTTTTTTTGGAATGGCATGTAGATTAAGACAATCACGCAGCAATTTGAACGGAGTCCAATGTGTAGGAATGTAAGGTGGCAACTTGGCCGTTTTCTTTGTGCATTTTGGTGAAATTTGCAGCTCAAAAGtgctatttgatttatttgtgaGATCCATGTGCTGCAACAGTGATTGCACGTCTCTGCTGTTGTTATACGGTAGTATACCTATAGTATCCCCTGGTTGGTAGTAATTGCTGTCTgcttgctaatgaaaattatattAGACGTTcgtaaaattaagtatttagtACAATTATTCACATAATACCATTTCCATTATTAATTCCATTATgcacttttcttttgtttcatcATCTTGTTCAGTCAATATTTGTACTTCCTTAATTGGTACTTCCGCGGGCAAGGCTCCAGGTCTAGAAAACGGCCAAATAAGGTCGGAGCATTGGAGCTGGGCATGTTTTGTTGACTGtcgtaacaaaaatatttacttttaacaaatacACATTAAACTCATCTTCATCTCTAACCTTCAGTTCGTCCAAATCATCTGCAGAAGATATAATATACATCGGTTCTGACACTTTTGCTGGTACATATTTATCCAATGTATAAGCTTTGATATCTAATTTATCAAAATCAGTTGGACAAACCATATTTTTGGCAGAATTTAGACGACTTTATCAACAAAGTATTATCTTGACAAAAGCATGTAGCTTACTAGTGTTgacaatccaaaaaaaaaatccctacATACTCCTAAGAATTATCGATTAAATTTAATCGATGAATGTAGATTTtaaagatttgaaattttttattgttatgattgttatatacatacctataccaACATGGCACTGTAAACGATTATAATTTATAAAGGACGACaaggttgtttatttttaaaattaacttaaacatgccatgtattaaataaatttagccTCATTTTAAAGTTTAAGGTAAAACTACTCTGCTATATATTGATGTAAAGGTACGTTTACACTTGAAAATTATCTCGTTTAAATCGTGTTTACCAATCCGCtcgaaataaaagttaaattagATGAACTGCAGCAAAGGCAAGAGCTGGTTCTACATATTTACCTTTTCTCCATATCATTAATAAtagttaaacaaacaaaaaacaccgaaatattccactaaaataatttcttagaagaaaaacctttcacaacagtattgccAGCTGATTGTCACTTTTGCagataatctgccatatgtgaacaggtagattaattttgcagATTTATTGCTGATTAATCCACGTGTGAACTTactattatgttaaaaaaagcttCTTATGCCACAGATTATGTTAAAAACCccctatttaaatataaatgttaGGGGAAGATCTCGGATTTCACTATTAGAGCATATATGTCTTATCGCATTTCTTGCAATCATTGTCTTAACATTAGCGTTCATTACCCCCGCCATTTACATGCGGGAATACAGCGATCTAAATTGCTCGCTGTCATTTCCCAGATGATAAACAAATTAAGTAGAaagtatatgtttttttttgtttttattttgtatttatttttttacgcgAAATATAAGGTTTTtctatacgtacatatacttCCATACTTTTACTTCCATACATAATGACCGCGACGAAATTCATGATAGGAGAAATacagagaaaaaaaagaaaaggaatatGCTCTCAAGATGAATTTACGCATTTTAATCAACTAAAGGTTCTGAAACTGTCAAACTATCATCACCCGTGGAATTAAAAAATCGTTTGgatctataaatattttaaagttttcataagCGTCTCTTCTCTTAAATTTGCTTAAAGCTTTAGAGactctttctaggtgtcaaACAATTCTCCAACCCCCCGTACGATTAAAGCCATATGTACTTTTCTATATCCACAAAATAACTGATGAAAAATACCAGACTGTCATTAGGAAAATATTGTTACAATTACGATGTTTCACGATCCGACTGGCAACAATAGCGAACGAGAGGcctaaacaaaaacatgaactAGTCTTGATGGCGACAGCAGTAGCGACACAGTGCATTATTTCTGGGTCTACCCCTATATGAgttagtgcccatttacacgatgtctcctctggaagggaaacattttgttcggtggtgaaggacggccgcggaagagagaagggaatttgtctcctgtactggcgacacgctttgtgcttcttattcgtatttgcaatcttaaagcaatttttgacagttgcttcattcgttttcttctttcgtggaagaaagttctaagttatgtgttgattttcaagcaaacggaagataacaacgaagacaaacatacgaacgctgcttgggaaatgcacaattatttttgctagtaaagtagtataatttaaaatagttatgggacatgtttatgttgatttctaatttttccctgcatttatagatactcagtttaattttaagttaattatttacatatgaagtatttttaatttaattttttttattcaagtataagaatttataaatatattgcaataaaaaaaccaacaaattatttattatttaaccagtttgcatttttcattcatatatttaagaaactgttgtcgaacgctctctgctttacatgtaagcgcgtgctagaatacatccgaaccagacgatgctaaagtattaaatgtcaaaatgtcgccgaaaacaattttgcccgtgtgtccgcgaatgagacatgaaaagagaatttccagtgtctccattccagatgtctccgtgtgtaaatgggGTGTTAGACGAAGATGACAAGTGACTAGTAGCGGGTGCTACAACAGAACTCGCCAGAAGATATGAGCTGCcagatctagaaattacgataaCTATTAAGCACTTGTATATAAGCCGAGGTGCATCCGCATGGGCTattcaatttgaaattaaacTTCTGAGCGAATAAACGAAAAGTAATAAAGCCATTCAGGCTTCATTTGAACGTGTAcacttagaagtaaaatgttgaaaataaagtaaagcaagtgtgttaccattaatttttgtgttttattcaacaaTCCAGAGATCGAACTCGTAGAGATACTGTaagagatttttttgaattttatcgtCAGAAATCTCGTaacaatataaacaaaatagcTTATATGCAGGAGAGTAGTTTTACCTAAAACTATGAAGTGTtgcttaatatatttaatacatgatttaatgaaattagttttaataatagatgattttgttttgtataatgGCCGCTACTTTATTTTCGGAACGAAACAATAAAAACCgccaaacacaagaaaatatATAGACATAGGAGCAatttcttgccacggcgtcaTCGATTTTTTGGAGCTAGATTAATCGGATTTAAAATCAATATACTATACTAGATGAAGTACCATTTATTGTGTAACAATTAGCATAATGGTATTTGAATTTACCCTTAAGCGCAttatactaaaaacaaaaaaaaattatatgttgtaattttcctaatatttgtaccatttaactctaaacataactaaataaaataatttgcatgCATTTGGACATGTTATAGTTCATGCTCTCACAGTatcacaattttatt harbors:
- the LOC128868799 gene encoding methionine synthase reductase is translated as MVCPTDFDKLDIKAYTLDKYVPAKVSEPMYIISSADDLDELKSTKHAQLQCSDLIWPFSRPGALPAEVPIKEVQILTEQDDETKEKCIMELIMEMQADSNYYQPGDTIGILPYNNSRDVQSLLQHMDLTNKSNSTFELQISPKCTKKTAKLPPYIPTHWTPFKLLRDCLNLHAIPKKQFLNSLANCCENTDEREFLSCLSSKEGSPSYNELILQRGLTLLQLMELCPSCKPTLEVLIEHLPRLLPRPYSIANSVISQEIKIIFSILAENPGVTTNMLKSLGMPFFKAKTPMELPKVVAYARHPSEFRFTSQEASENNHILIGVGTALAPFLGFLEKKEQLLTDGAYTSLGDTWLFAGAATEMSILHRENVLAFYSTGVLQRYFECLSRVPSAKYHYVQEQILANATELIEFLVQENTVLYVCADGGSVSKSIEKAIVECLARIQQITLEEALETIKTFKRNGKFREDLWL